A region of the Clupea harengus chromosome 7, Ch_v2.0.2, whole genome shotgun sequence genome:
gtgtgtgtgtgtgtataagtgtgtactTTGACGCTGCTGAGGTCCATGGGTTGCTTGATGATGTCGTGGTAGTcgtgcagctctgtgtgtgtgtgtgtgtgtgtgtgtgtgtgtgtgtgtgtgtgtgtgtgtgggtgtgtgtgtgtgcgtataagtgtgtgtgcgccatgTGTACTTTGACGCTGCTGAGGTCCATGGGTTGCTTGATGATGtcgtggtagtgtgtgtgtgtgtgtgtataagtgtgtgtgtgtgtgtgtgtgtgcgcgccatgTGTACTTTGACGCTGCTGAGGTCCATGGGTTGCTTGATGATGTCGTGGTAGTCGTGCAGCTCCAGCGCCTGGGCGTCCACGGGCTTGTAGAAGGGCCAGGCGTAGGCGGCGTGCTTCTTGGACAGCAGCTCCTTGAGGATGCCGTCGCAGTACTTGAGCTGCTCCGTGAGCTTGCTCTTCTTGCTGGCGTGCTGCAGCGGGTCGCCGTCCTCCAGGTCCTTGCGGGGCGGCTTGATGGGGCGGCCCGTGCTCTCGCGCCGGGAAATCACCTTGCCCAGCTTGGAGTCGGGGGTGCCCGTGGGCGACTCGCTCCGGCTGGCCGCCGTGATGGCGCAGGTGGTGGGCGTGGTGGTGTCTGCTTTCCTCTTCACACCTTTCTTCTACAGAAGGGGAACGCAAACACAAACGCCACCAACCATCACTACTACTAGAATGCACAACACTAAAGATCCTGCTGGATCCACTAAGATCGCACaggattgttttgttttgggtgtGTACACTTATACATGTCTTATTTTTGTTGTATCTTTTTAAAGATCATCTTCTGCAGAgagaattgaaaaaaaaaacactaatcaACCGGCTCCACGGCAATATTGGCACTCAAAACATACAAATCCAAAAACGCATGCCGTCACTAGAAGCAGTAGAATCCTACTTGAAATCTTTCTAAAATAGGTCAACATTTGCTGTGCTCTGCTGAAGAGAGTTAAATGCCTTCCTCAAGGGCCTCACAACAGTGTGTAATGAGGGAAAACATCCAACTCCCAATTGGCAAAAAGCTTACGGTCTTTTCCATCTTCCTGTCTCCTCCCCCCAGCTCTGATTGGTTGACTGGCTGACTGTCgccttcctcctccatctctgatTGGTCTGGCTGACTGtcgccttcctcctcctcctcctcctcctcctccatctctgatTGGCGCCAGCCTCTAAGACTCACCTTGACGACGGGCTGCGCGGAGGGGGCGACTGGCATCACAGAGGCTGGCGCTGGTGCTGGCGGTGGCGGGGGCGTGggtgtgggcgtgggcgtgggcgtgggtgTGGGCGTGGCCTGGATGTTCGAGGTGATGGTTGCTACGGGCGTGGCGGCGATGACCGGAGTCTGAGATATCTGTGTGGGCGAAGCGGAGGACGAGGAGGGCGAAGCGGAGGACACGCCCACTGCCGGGGTGTCTGCAAAAACAACGGAGCCTTTAGAGAagtccatcttcatcatcatacaTTGACACATATACAACCTCCATTTAGAACAACGCAGCCTTTAGAGAAGTCTATCTTCATCATCATACATATACAACCTCCATTTAGAACAACGCAGCCTTTAGAGAAGTCTATCTTCATCATCATACATATACAACCTCCATTTAGAACAACGCAGCCTTTAGAGAAGTCTATCTTCATCATCATACATTGACACATATACAACCTCCATTTAGAACAACGGAGCCTTTAGAGAAGTTGATCTTCATcatcatacatatacacatatacaaccTCCATTTAGGTACATAGAGAGAGATACTCAGAGATGATAAATATATACAGACGGATATTTCAAACGGATTCATACATGGTCTCTAAGTATGTACAGATACAGTCCGTCCCGATAAAGACACCAGGGACTGACATCGCCTGGTACACAAACATGAGCGCCATGTAGTCACCTGAGCTGGGGGGGGCTCCAGGCTTGCGGCCCTTGCccttgggtgggggggggtgtgtgctcACCTGAGCTGGGGGGGGCTCCAGGCTTGCGGCCCTTGCccttgggtgggggtgtgggggggtgtgtgctcACCTGAGCTGGGGGGGGCTCCAGGCTTGCGGCCCTTGCccttgggtggggggggcagcagctccacctcctcctggggCATGGCGGCCACCTTCTGAAGGAAGATCTTCTCCAAGGCCTGGGCCATCAGCACAATGTCATCCGTAGGCTGTTGCCGGGGACAACAGGACAAGAGACAGCTTGAAGTAACAACATAACCCCTTTTACCCTGTCAACAAACGCAACATTTACGTACAGTACACTCccttagcagatgcttttatccacagTGACTTTACAACACCGGCATAGTCTTCACCAGTGGCCCCCATCATCCCATTGTGCTGAGACAATCTACAGGTGGAaacacattccaccactgagatgcagtgtgtgtgtgtgtataggtgtgtgtatgtgtgtgtgtgtgtataagtgtgtgtgtgtgtgtgtatataagtgtgtgtgtgtgtgtataagtgtgtgtgtgtgtgtgtgtataagtgtgtgtgtgtatataagtgtgtgtgtgtgtatataagtgtgtgtgtgtgtgtgtgtataagtgtgtgtgtgtgtgtgtgtgtgtgtgtgtgtgtataagtgtgtgtgtgtgtgtgtgtgtgtgtgtgcataaatgcaGTCTGAGTACTAGGCACCTGGGACCTGTACCAGATAGTGGAGATTGCACCTTGAAGTGTTACCTTGTTATAAATGTAACAGTTGGTGAACATGGTGTTGAAGTCTTGCATGCACTCGCCCGCGGTCCAGTAGTAATTACTCTCCAGTCTCTTCTTGATGGAGCCCATGTCCATGGGGTTCCTGATCACCTTGCTGTAGTCCTGCAGTCAAGGGGGAGAAGGAAGGAACACAACAGAGCACGTCAGAACGTCTCTCCTGACCCACAGCACGTCACCTGCATGTCACCTGCATGTCACCTGCATGTCTGCATGGCATGCACCGCACAGTAACCATCCCCAGGGTCGCATGCTTTACAGTAACCATCCCCATGCATCGCACAGTAACTATCATGAGGGTCGCATGCAGCGCACAGTAACAAACCCCAGAGTCGCTTCACAGTAACCATCCCCAGGGTCGCATGCTTTACAGTAACCATCCCCATGCATCGCACAGTAACTATCCTCAGGGTCGCATGCAGCGCACAGTAACAAACCCCAGAGTCGCTTCACAGTAACTATCCCCAGGGTGGCATGCAGAGTATGCATATTCTACTCACAGGCAGGTTGAGTTTGATTGCGTCCACCGGCAGGTAGAATGGCCAGGCGAACTGGTGTCTCCACAGAGTCTTTACCACCACGTTCTGCATGTACTGCAGCTGGTTGGTCTTGCGTCCGGGCTTGGCGGGGTTGGAGACctcggggggcggggggttggtgatcggcgggggcgggggggggttggttaTCGGGGGAGGCGTTTGGGCGGCGGGGGCCTCGCCCGACATGTTGGCCGGGGACAGGACAGCCAGGCGGGACCGGTCCTGAGGCGGCGGCGGGAGCGACGTCGTCTGAAGGGTTCAGGGTCAGTGATCAGCGGCGGCCGTGCTGCTCCTTAGGACCCTCTGCATGCACGCATCCCATCTCAGAGACGGGTGTCGTCCgcactctaccacacacacacacacacacacgtacacacacacagacacacacacaaaaacccagtTCAGTTAAGAGgacaacagagcacacacacccctgttctACAACATTTCTACAACAAACTGATCCTACATGATTTCCCAGCAGGCCCATTTACTGTgctatatgtacacacacggcCACAGACTGCATGCCAGGGGAAATGCCCATTTATATCATTCATCTCAACCTATGCAATCATTTACAATAACAGTACAGACATCACACTGTAACCAAATGTATACACACTCGAGTGTTAGACATGACCAGCTGGAAGTTTTGACAATTAACTCATTAAAGCGCTGAACAGATTTGTCTCCAGCACCTTCCTTCCTGTCTGCGGAAGAAATTGGCTTGTATACATCCCAAGGTGCACGAATGCAACAGCTTGCAGAACCTAACTTTCGAGAAGCTGCTGGTTACCCCCAGTGAAGTTAGCTGTTACATCAAAAGAATAGTAACATGTTTTCAGAAGAGCTGACTAGCTGGTTTAGCACAACTCAAGTTTTTACGCTACGTCTAGCCACGTGAATGTAATACATTGCTAGCTACTTGTTCAGAGTTGCACCAACTCGTTTGCATGTAACGCTAGCTAACCCACTAGCTACCGACACGATTTCCAAAGATGAGACCCACGTAAAACATTCCGATTAAATGAATGCAACAGACATACAGCTACTTCATTCGGGAATTTACTTCTTTAAAAGATGGCGGGCAGTGAACAGATAGGACCTCCAGTCTGGAATGCAGTCGATCTCATTAGCtagttggctagctagctagcaatgcttgctaatgttagcgagctaactagctaacgcGGTCTTGGAGTCAGCAAGCCTCTCCATATCGCTCTCAAACGAGAGCCATTGTGTGCACGCCGACCAGCTAGCTACTTAGCGGGCTAATTTGAAAACCATGGTGGTAGAATACATTTGCGACCACAATAAAGCGATACATTGTCTACGTGAACATTTCtgcttcatttaaactcagaaCATTTGCATCTAGGGGATGAAAGTACGCTTTTGTTACATTGTTGCAAAGCACCGAGCATCAGACCGACTCAGTGTGCGGCTATATTCTTAGTGCAGCTTGCtgtgttagctaacgttaagtGTACGTCTAACCCTCAAAGATGGAACACCTAAAATTGAAACCAAAAGCACAAATCAGAAATATATACGTTTTACTTTATTACTTTCCCCCGAAGTGGTTCCGGTAGCGTTTTGCTTGCAGTCTTTCAGGTAGCTTTTATTGCAGCGAAGAAGCATAATAGATGGTTGGGTCGACTGTAGTTGAATAGCCCCATGCCCATGCGCAGATGTCGCACGGTATCATGGTCATTGTTGCAAATAATTGGTTCGCGTGCCCGTACGCCAACTCTACATTTTTGGAATACTCTCGTGTCTCTAGCTTTCATCCCTGGACACCACCGTAACTAATGAAAAACAGCGTCATGTGTAAGGAGGATGTTGTGTGGGTGATAGTTGTGAAGACACAATAGCTACAAGATCATTTAAGCATTGGGCAGCCCCGTTGTGCCCCACGATCGACTGCTGTGGGTGGGCTGGTTAAACACGAAGAAGACTTCATGTCCCAAAATGCAATTCACCTGCTAGGTAAACAGCTTTATGGGCACGATAGCTTATTACGAAGCCGTGACATCAGGGACGTAGCCGTTTACTGTAGTCTAAGAAAAATAATCGACACGGAACTATCTAATTATCGCAGGCCAAAGGTTCTTGCATTTGTTATTGTTTGGAAATtatccattttgttttcacttATCCTtgctttctgaaaaaaaaatgtttaatgtgAAATCTTTCTTCAATCGCCTTGAGATGTAGGCCACTGGGCACTCTTGCTCCCTTGGCCCACCTGTAGTAGGCTAGGCAAACTGTTTGAATAAACAAcgaataaataaaaatcagcTTTTATTTGCTTACGTCCTAATCTACAACAACTTTGTATATCTACTCCTTTTTTCAAGCTACAGGATCATTAGTCATCATAAAATGATCAGTGACTTGCTGCAATTCACACTCTATATTCCACGACATTATAATGATCCACAGATGTTGCGGCGCCAttatggaggaccaaacctgccatatttataaatgaatgaatgaataaataaatgtccacttccatgcatttagacagaaataaatgaatacatgtattaattaacgcacaattgtcaatcaatagttacttataatttacatttatgtatgtatttatttctgtattcatttatttattcattcatttatttattcattcattcattcattcattcgtgcatttatttattcattcattcattcatttattcattgttcCCAATATGATAATGAGAGGAGGCCAGTAGGCGTGGAAACTGACGTTCAGACATTTTGCAATCAATCCAGAGCCTTAGATTCAATCTAGCTAGCTAGTGCAAGCACTTCCGCATTTTTCCGTAAGATctgcatataatatttcaacctagctaataacctataaagattctttattattgttatttattcagtctagggcgagagactgtggagaggtatctatctagctatctaggttggtgacaatctagagaacagtacagtaacgtagcagtgtggagcatgatagctgctagtgacgttattgttcaagggatgtgtgtgcgtgttgctgaaagtatttcacagtcactatagcgataacttgcttgtaaaatgatgatcctgatgtaatgctatggctttgtatcagatcgccaggttattgctctcaggttgtgccttatgcataccttgggataaaaaaataaaaaaagttcataAGTTcattttgggacgttttgttcaacattgatacagtatgtcaagctcctggcaactagctggcgtttgctatcgctagctaggatagctcaatgcgcaattttacagactgtaacattagcattttgacggtaacattaacattttgattttaacattaacacatttgttggagagactagttatgtacttctggtggtaataatactagttgccatgaaccataactgtttggggatgttctcaactagatagttagtcatcatcatacctagcgatagcgcaGTTCGccagatagatagctagctaactgcaagcagcttaatttattttggagcagacatatgtgtattttgagatatattgagttgggagtggggtctcccacactgtttaatccacagctggcacctttcctgtgttttgggctttggaaatgcgagaAAAAAACGACGTGTCCCTCTAATCTCGCAGGGTACCTTGTGTCAGATCTAcaagtcccgtaggcacactgtttcaccatgctgctcagacctcaaagttgtcggaccttcttctctcagtagcggttgctaaggtatgattggatacattttcattttcaacgaGATCGGCCAGCCTGGCCAAGTCTCTGGCAATTgccctttttccatgacagcaaGGTAAGGCTAACATAATCGAATACAACTGAGCCCGGTGAGGTGGCAGAGGTCTTTAACTCTTCCCTAGAGCTACATTTTCTCAGGGCACGCTGCACGTCCTTTGCTCAGTAAAGTAACAATATGCAGTCTGTTTCATTGGTGTTGCAGGATTCCATGACCTGTGTGCCTGCCATACACAAGGGCGTCGGAAATAGGGAGCCGAATCCCCCCCGCATCGGCAGATCGCCCACTCACTAAACGAATAAATCCATACTGCATGAAGACAGTGTAGCCCTGTgctatattttctttttcttcatgtaaaaatattttcaaatgtttaaaaaatgttttcaatCAGCTATTCTAAAATGTATTTcgtttttgtattgtattgtactgtattttcatttgaatatttCGTTCATGTAATGTAATTGGTTGTATGACAATTTGACCCTTGAACTTATTCTGTGGTAACGGGAGCTGGAGGGTTAAgacgggagagaaggagagagacacgaGGAGAGCAGACGGCTAGTTTGAGCTCATTATTGACGATTTACACACTGTACTGTAACATACAATTTACACACTGATATCATCTACACCTAGGCTATAGGGTGAGATTCTTACTGACTTAGGTTATCGGACAGACGACCAAGACGTCAGTGACGGTGTTATTGGGCAGTTTAAGTGTGTTTAAAGTAAAGCGAATAGCCTGCTTCGTGACGGCTAGCCTGAGCGCAATTGAAGCTTGTGTGCCCGAGCACAGAGGCTGTCACCAACAACGTCCTGAGTACACACGGGACGTGGAAAAGCTGCTGAGGTGCCGAGACAGGAGGATTGACACGAGCTAACAGGTTGCCACGAACTGGGCTCTTCATACACCGGACTCTCCATTGTCCTTCCCTTCCGTTTTCCCAATGCCTTTAGGTAACGGTTCATCCCTTTTTTGTTTGCTCTCAAGGAAGTGGCCGTTTGTTTGTGGTCCCACAAGCTTCGTACAGTCCTGCAACGTTGGGGGGTAATGAAAGGTTATGTTGTTACTGTTTGACTGTTATATGTgactgtttgtatttgtgtatatatgtgttacATGCCTTTTGAATATTTTATTTGCCATTGGTAGTACTATACAAAGTTGTCTGTATCCTGGAACGTTGGGCTAATTTTAGCCGCATAGTAGCCTTAGCTGCTAGAGCTCAAGGCTACCTAGCTTTTGAATAACGGTCAAGGTGACCTACGGTTAGTTTAATGCTTTACATAAgtaaacatttctgtttttactAAATAAGAGGAGATTGTGTCTTTCATTGGTAATTGCTATACTATTGGATTGGTTTATTTAGGATTTTGGAATTATAGGGATATTTATAGGGAAATttatgattgcttaattgtcgTGAAAAGAGTTAATTCACTGAACACTATAAAATTAAAACAAACCTGTTGTGGGTTTAACACCTATAAAGTGTACGTAATTGTTTTAGGGAGCGCCCCAAATTAAAAGGTGAGTTGATTTACAGCGTCATGCCATCGTCAAGGGCATGAGGGGCGCTCTTACCAGCGATGGGAATAGAGCAAAGACCGTGAGTGGGTGACGCAGTCTGGGGAGAACACGTTACTGTTACATTGTAGCTCTTCATTGATGACCGCAATGAGATGCTATCACCTTTGTTCCAGTGTATTATGTTAACCTTCAATCTAAAATGCATGTGTAGAGACTCTGGGTAGACACTATTATCAACTAAACTCTACAATATCTGTCACTAGAAAGGAAGGGAAAATGTATCGTTCTCCCTTAGAGGGGAGGGCTTAGGGAGTGTCTCACAATACCCAGTACAATTCTAATGTGAATAGAGTTAGGGTTCATCCACTTCTAGCAAGTGAAACTAACGAGGGTTACACATGCTTTTCTAATGTCGAATGTCAGATCTTCCCGGCGTAAGTAACTCCAACAGCGTTTCTAAGTATTGCTACCACTGCCATTTTGGTCCGGTTTGCGAAGtccaaataaaagacagtgtggCTGGctggatttttttaatttttaagtAGGATTTGGTGTAACGTTAATTCCACTTGCACATCTGGCCAGTCTATTCTCTAGCTATCTAGTTCATCATGTCTAGCACAGCCTACAGTAGGTCTCATGACCGAAAGAGCAGTGGACTGAACTGTGGTACGGGGATAACTTTCAGTGGACCATATAAAGGTAAGAGTTTACTATCATtaagttttgtgtgtttgattggtcACTCGAGAAGACTGCAAAGCAAGTTAACTAACGTACAGCAGTTGGTTTATGCTAGACACATGTCTGGTGCTAATTTAGTTAATTTACAGCAGTTGGTTTATGCTAGGCACATGTCTGTGGCTCGAAGGGTGAAATTAGAGGCTGCTGTGTACAGGATTTGATATTTAGGCATCATACGCGGACATAAACTTGGCAAAGTATGCACAGTTTATAGATTTTTAATGTGTTGCTCGCTATGTAGTTTTAAATGTGCACAGTTCCGCACTGTATTGCAATAACACAGATCCCCGGACACCAGAGGCGGGGGGTGCTAATAATTAGCTAAAATTCCTGGATTTGTCATCTGTTGCTATTACGTCTCTTACAGTTTCGTGGAACGAGGTTTCTCACTGCTGTTCTGTATCCGCTGGTTATATTTCGACTAGTTTTAAAGCACTATACTAACCCCGTAGGTAACTTATGAAATGAGGTGCATTTCTAATCAGGCTGTGTTTATCGTAATACTGACAGGTAGGATCATGTAAAATCTAATTTATGCTCCCAACAAAAATGCATGATTCTGGGCTAATTTACCTAATTTAGAGTATTGGGTTATTCGAGAAATATGGCTTCAACACGACTAGTGAACCAGGCATTTCTGTGGTCCTTTAAATCCCAAAACGCTTGAAAAGTGCGAGTTGTAACACTGTAATGGTAatttatgtaaataaatgtgtgtatgacatCATCAGATTAGAAAGGGTTTGCGGATAGGGCGTGCGtacgaacaccaacccgcgGCCAgattcgagtttactcactttggacccccgattcgaaggagtgcggatacagtgggttcgtgtgcacgatagggctatccggagatgtttctctccgggttcaggcaaactagacttcgtctgcACGGGGCCTAAATCATCATTTTAGGCCCAACTGTAACAGCCGGTGGCTGCAAAACTGTTGCTTCTTTTTACGTCTATAGTTCCCGAGCAGAACAAGTTGACAaacatttgattgcattaaATTAGAGTATTTTTGTTTCAATTACGATCGTGTTGCAAACTTGCAACTACACTTGTAGCCTACACTTTACCAGACCGGTAAGTCTTGGACGACATAATATCATATCTTATTATTGTGAATGTAAtaatcataaaatatatatatatatatatattattatatatgtatgtgtatgtatgtatatacgtatatttgtatgtatgcatgtgtgtgtgaataaagaaTTAGACTGGAATATTGTTTTGTTCACTTGAAAGATCTGGAAAGATTTCCAATGTATGAACAGTTCAGTTCAAATCTAAAATAGGATTCTGAATGGGTGTTCGTAAGTGAACTCAAAGTGAGTTGCAAAGGAATAGCAAGTCCAAAATTTGAATTTTTAATTGTCgccacaacaacaaacagtttAGAGTGACACACAATCCACTAATTTCACTAAAGTACAAAAAAAGGAATCCTCCCTCCATTTTTTTAGGCATAAATTCCAAACCCTCAATATAACAGGAGTACAAGAGTCTGTTAGCGCTTACTCATGACATCACAGAGGAGCGCTtactgatgacatcacagaggATCACATACTCATGACATCTctcccattttttttatttaatttcgtTCGGGAACTCAGCATTTACACAAATTACACAACATTCCATAGGATGAAGGAAATAACTACATAGGAAACAGAGGGATAAAATTACATTtgtacaaaaatatattctttctttttaatcGACTTTAATGATTCAGTTACGAAGTGTGTTTATGGGGTCTCTTAGGTCTGTGGACATCGAATGGTGAGATTCAGAAGagtgtttgctgtttgctgattcagaagagtgtttgctgtttgctgATTCAGAAGAGTGTTTGCTGTATGCTGATTCAGAAGAGTGTTTGCTGATTCAGAAGAGTGTTTGCTGCTTGCTGATTCAGAAGAGTGTTTGCTGTATGCTGATTCAGaagtgtgtttgctgtttgctgATTCAGAAGAGTGTTTGCTGTATGCTGATTCAGAAGAGTGTTTGCTGTATGCTGATTCAGAAGAGTGTATGCTGATTCAGAAGAGTGTTTGCTGGATGCTGATTCAGAAGAGTGTATGCTGATTCAGAAGAGTGTTTGCTGTATGCTGATTCAGAAGAGTGTTTGCTGTATGCTGATTCAGAAGAGTGTATGCTGATTCAGAAGAGTGTATGCTGATTCAGAAGagtgtttgctgtttgctgattcagaagagtgtttgctgtttgctgattc
Encoded here:
- the LOC105912053 gene encoding bromodomain-containing protein 3-like isoform X1, which encodes MSGEAPAAQTPPPITNPPPPPPITNPPPPEVSNPAKPGRKTNQLQYMQNVVVKTLWRHQFAWPFYLPVDAIKLNLPDYSKVIRNPMDMGSIKKRLESNYYWTAGECMQDFNTMFTNCYIYNKPTDDIVLMAQALEKIFLQKVAAMPQEEVELLPPPPKGKGRKPGAPPSSDTPAVGVSSASPSSSSASPTQISQTPVIAATPVATITSNIQATPTPTPTPTPTPTPPPPPAPAPASVMPVAPSAQPVVKKKGVKRKADTTTPTTCAITAASRSESPTGTPDSKLGKVISRRESTGRPIKPPRKDLEDGDPLQHASKKSKLTEQLKYCDGILKELLSKKHAAYAWPFYKPVDAQALELHDYHDIIKQPMDLSSVKKKMDAREYEDAQSFAADIRLMFSNCYKYNPPDHEVVAMARKLQDVFEMRFAKMPDEPAEPTSPSGLAGALVSKSTASSDSSGDSSSSDSDSEEERATRLAQLQEQVGAEQQFTVEQPNGNRAGKKNGCAKRFQLKAVHEQLAALSQGPVSKPKKKKEKKDKEKEKKKKEKEKDKEKEKEKDKDKNKVKAEDDKKPKSSQPPKTSPQKKTTARKPNSTSSTSR
- the LOC105912053 gene encoding bromodomain-containing protein 3-like isoform X4, whose amino-acid sequence is MSGEAPAAQTPPPITNPPPPPPITNPPPPEVSNPAKPGRKTNQLQYMQNVVVKTLWRHQFAWPFYLPVDAIKLNLPDYSKVIRNPMDMGSIKKRLESNYYWTAGECMQDFNTMFTNCYIYNKPTDDIVLMAQALEKIFLQKVAAMPQEEVELLPPPPKGKGRKPGAPPSSDTPAVGVSSASPSSSSASPTQISQTPVIAATPVATITSNIQATPTPTPTPTPTPTPPPPPAPAPASVMPVAPSAQPVVKKKGVKRKADTTTPTTCAITAASRSESPTGTPDSKLGKVISRRESTGRPIKPPRKDLEDGDPLQHASKKSKLTEQLKYCDGILKELLSKKHAAYAWPFYKPVDAQALELHDYHDIIKQPMDLSSVKKKMDAREYEDAQSFAADIRLMFSNCYKYNPPDHEVVAMARKLQDVFEMRFAKMPDEPAEPTSPSGLAGALVSKSTASSDSSGDSSSSDSDSEEERATRLAQLQEQFTVEQPNGNRAGKKNGCAKRFQLKAVHEQLAALSQGPVSKPKKKKEKKDKEKEKKKKEKEKDKEKEKEKDKDKNKVKAEDDKKPKSSQPPKTSPQKKTTARKPNSTSSTSR
- the LOC105912053 gene encoding bromodomain-containing protein 3-like isoform X3; amino-acid sequence: MSGEAPAAQTPPPITNPPPPPPITNPPPPEVSNPAKPGRKTNQLQYMQNVVVKTLWRHQFAWPFYLPVDAIKLNLPDYSKVIRNPMDMGSIKKRLESNYYWTAGECMQDFNTMFTNCYIYNKPTDDIVLMAQALEKIFLQKVAAMPQEEVELLPPPPKGKGRKPGAPPSSDTPAVGVSSASPSSSSASPTQISQTPVIAATPVATITSNIQATPTPTPTPTPTPTPPPPPAPAPASVMPVAPSAQPVVKKKGVKRKADTTTPTTCAITAASRSESPTGTPDSKLGKVISRRESTGRPIKPPRKDLEDGDPLQHASKKSKLTEQLKYCDGILKELLSKKHAAYAWPFYKPVDAQALELHDYHDIIKQPMDLSSVKKKMDAREYEDAQSFAADIRLMFSNCYKYNPPDHEVVAMARKLQDVFEMRFAKMPDEPAEPTSPSGLAGALVSKSTASSDSSGDSSSSDSDSEEERATRLAQLQEQQFTVEQPNGNRAGKKNGCAKRFQLKAVHEQLAALSQGPVSKPKKKKEKKDKEKEKKKKEKEKDKEKEKEKDKDKNKVKAEDDKKPKSSQPPKTSPQKKTTARKPNSTSSTSR
- the LOC105912053 gene encoding bromodomain-containing protein 3-like isoform X2, whose amino-acid sequence is MSGEAPAAQTPPPITNPPPPPPITNPPPPEVSNPAKPGRKTNQLQYMQNVVVKTLWRHQFAWPFYLPVDAIKLNLPDYSKVIRNPMDMGSIKKRLESNYYWTAGECMQDFNTMFTNCYIYNKPTDDIVLMAQALEKIFLQKVAAMPQEEVELLPPPPKGKGRKPGAPPSSDTPAVGVSSASPSSSSASPTQISQTPVIAATPVATITSNIQATPTPTPTPTPTPTPPPPPAPAPASVMPVAPSAQPVVKKKGVKRKADTTTPTTCAITAASRSESPTGTPDSKLGKVISRRESTGRPIKPPRKDLEDGDPLQHASKKSKLTEQLKYCDGILKELLSKKHAAYAWPFYKPVDAQALELHDYHDIIKQPMDLSSVKKKMDAREYEDAQSFAADIRLMFSNCYKYNPPDHEVVAMARKLQDVFEMRFAKMPDEPAEPTSPSGLAGALVSKSTASSDSSGDSSSSDSDSEEERATRLAQLQEQVGAEQFTVEQPNGNRAGKKNGCAKRFQLKAVHEQLAALSQGPVSKPKKKKEKKDKEKEKKKKEKEKDKEKEKEKDKDKNKVKAEDDKKPKSSQPPKTSPQKKTTARKPNSTSSTSR